The genomic interval TCTACGCTTCCAGTTTTCGGGCCTCCGATTGCATAGTGGCTTCTACCTTATATGCCGATCTTTTTCAGGGCGAAGTTCTTCAGGCAAAAATGGGCCATGCGGAAGTTCTATTTTCGAAGAATAACTTGGTCATATTTAGTCGAGAAACTGTCGAATGTCCGGTTTCCACTGGAACTTTGATCTGGAAGATTTCTAGAACTCTGCAGGCGGAATTCTCAAGTCGTTTGCTCGAACGGGGTTTTTCGCTCGAAATGAATGCGGAAGCTTATACTTCTTTTTTAGATCCGTGGGGGAATAGAATTTGGCTGTATTTTACCGGATAGTCGATTCAAAGAGGTGTAGAAGTTCCTACAAAGTCGAAAAAAACGGCCGAATTAGTCTATTGATTCCGATTCCGAAGAAAAGCTAACGCAAAGATGCTTCCGAGCGGGCCTCAATCGGAGCCGCTGCGGAATCTCCATTCGACATTTCATCCAGGGAAGGGCTGCGCGTCTTCTCTGCCTTCTTTTAAAGCGTGCTCCGCCATTTTATGAGCCTCTTCTCCGAGATATCTCTCTATGATTGCGTGAGAAAGGTAGATAATCGGAGTGATACCGATTGCGATCGCCATTTTATAAACGAAGTTTGTGGAAGAAATGGAATTCAAGACTCCAAGCTCGTATTGTCCCCAATACGCGACGAAAATTACGACATAAGAATCCAGTAATTGAGAAACGATCGTAGAACCGGTAGCTCGAAGCCAAATAAACCTGTTTTTAGTTTTTTTACGAATTAGGTGAAAGATTTGTATGTCGATTAGCTGTCCGATAAGATAGGCGATCACTGATCCGGCGATCACCTGTCCAGTATTCGTGAAAACTACATGAAAGGAATGATCGTCCACCGGTGAATTCCCGACCGCCGGAATATTCATATCGATCTGGAGAAGAAAATAGGCAAGGACGATCATCAACATCCCAACAATCGTCAAATAGCGAACTCCTCGTCTCCCATAATATTCGTTCAAGAGGTCCGTTACGATAAATGTGACCGGAAACGGGATCACTCCAATAGTCATCGTAAATCCTAACGCTTGGATCCACTTTGATCCAGTCACCTCCGCCATCAGAAGAAAGGTAAGGAACAAGGCGCTGAGAACAAAGAAAAGTTTAAAAGGCCTATGGAATTGCATCGAAGGAAATTTTTTCCGATTTTGCTAGTTGTCAATCAAAGAAAGGCGCTTTGCCGCACAAAGATTTGACATCTGAACGTACAAAGAATCATTGGAAGGCAGTCGGTGCTTTACTTTTTGCCTCCGCGATTCGATATATACATAGAGCTCAAATGAAATCTTACGAAGAAGAAACCACACCCGAGGAACTGAGTCGTCCTGTTCCTTATTATCCTCCTAAAAGAACTCCCGTTTGGCAAACTGCGTTTGTCAGTGTTGCCTGGCTCTGTCTTTCGGGGGTTTCTTTCTATTTAGGGCTGCAGGCTCTAAAAGCCAAGGGATCCGGGCAGGACATTCCTAAATCCGCGCTAACTTCGGAGAATTCTCCAATACAATTGGCCAATCCGAGTTTGAAATCTCCCGTTGGACCGAGCGCATGGGAATCCTTGGGTAAATGGTGGAATTCCACCGATTTTTTCCCGACAGAGGCTTCTAACGCGGAAGCTCAGAATTCGGATGGGAAACCGGCATTACCTCTAAACGACGATGATGTTTCTTTTCGCGCTTCCACTTGGTTTTCAGATTATGAAGCGATGAAAAAGACCGTTCATTTATATAACGAAATTCATCCTTTTATCTACGGGTTTAAGGGGAGAGAAACCAATAACGGAGATTTGTACTCGCTTTGGGGGACTTCCCAAAAGCATGCCCGAGTGGCGGAACTTCGTACTCTAAATCCTAGAGTGAAAATCATTCCGACGATTTTTCGCTGGGAAAATAAGAACGAGAAAATTTCCGAGAATATCGGCCTCAACGGTCGGAGCGATATTCGCGATAAACATATTCAGAATATATTGTACGAAGTGGATACGTACGGTTTTGACGGGATCGATATCGATTACGAAGGAATGTCCTGCGAGAAGAAGGAAAAATTCGAAGAATTTATCGTTCTGTTATCGAATGAAATTCATAAAAGAGGAAAAATTCTTTCCGTTGCCGTACACCCGAAGACTGCAGCTAAAAAGAGCGGTCTGAAAGCCTGTAAAGGTCTGAAAGAGAAAATTAAGATGGATTTCGCCGAGAATTGGCGAGGACCGATGACGCACGATTATGCGTTCCTCGCGCAACATGCCGACCGAATTAAAGTAATGGCATACGAGCTTCATCCCCGTAAATATAGAAATCCGGGCCCAGGCCCGCAAGCTCCCAACGTTTGGATTCGTAATATCATCGAGTACGCAAAAGAAAGAGTGCCGTCCAAGAAACTTTATATGGCGATTCCGACATACGGATATGATTGGGCTTTGAATTGTAACGCCAAAATAAAATCGGTTTACTGGTCCGATGCTTTAAAGCGTCAGCAACTAGGAGTCACTCATCAACCTACGAATATAGATCGGGTGATGGCGGCTAATAAAAATTCGGGAACTTGGACGAATCTCTCAAAATTCAGCTGGGTGCACGAAGGAAAAACATACGAAGATCCGAGTATCTGGTATAAATCGGAAGGTTGCGATAGAGTCGCGTTCTTTATGAACCGTAAAGCTTTTGAAGAAAAAATGACTCTATTACGTTCTTATGATATCGGCGGATTTTCTTTCTGGCAACTTTTATCGGATAACGATCCCGGCATAAGCACCTATTTGGAATTATTAGTAACCAATAAACTTCCTCCGGTACCTAAAGTCCAAACCAAACCTAAGAATCCGGAAGTTAAGCAGTCTCCACCGGACGAAGCACAGGATCAGGAAGAAGCGAAAAATACCCAGGAACTTGTCAAAAAGTAAATACACGGCTTTTACAAACGATCCTTCCTTGGCGGCAGACGTTCTTCGCCAGGGAGGGATCGTTCTGTTTCCCACCGAAACAGTCTATGGATTAGGAGCAGATTCACGCAATCTTTCCGCCTGCCTAGCGATCTACAAAATTAAAAATCGTCCCGTCGACAATCCTCTCATCGTTCATCTTGCGAACCCGGAACAGATTTCAGAGATTGCCGAAGTCACTCAAGATGCATATCGAATCATCCAGGAATTTATGCCGGGACCGATTACGATTATTTTGCGAAAAAAAGATGCGTCCGTTTATTCGACAGGTTTAAGTACGATCGCAGTGCGAGTTCCTTCCCATAAATTGTGTGCGGAAATGCTAGCTGCTTTCGGTGGACCGGTTTCTGCTCCTTCCGCAAATCTTTCCGGAAGTCCTTCCATCACACGATATGAGGATGCCGTGGCGGAGTTTGACGGACTAGTGGATTTGATTCTGCAGGGGGAGGAACCGACGATCGGTTTGGAATCGACAGTCGTTGATCTTTCGGGAGATTCGCCTAGATTGCTTCGTCCAGGCTTGTACGGTGTCGAAGAACTTCGTCGAATTTTACCGGATCTTGTTTCGGTAGACGTCTCTTTAACGGAGACTCGACCGGTTAGTCCCGGGCTAAAATATAAACATTATGCGCCCGAATGCGAAGTTTATTTTGTTCAATCGATTCCTAAGCCTGAACGTAATTCGGCGGCGATCGGTATAGGAATAAACACCGAAGGGTGGGCTTTTGCGGTTCGGGTGAACGATAACCTTGGGTATATGAGAGAGCTTTATTCCTTTTTCCGGGATTGCGATAAGAAAGGAATTCGCAAGGCCTATTGCTTTCCTCCCGCAAACGGAGCAGGGCAAGAAGCTCTTTTGAATCGAATTAAAAAAGCGTCCGAAGGTTCCCGAAATTAGTTCCGGGAAATTTCCGATGCGGTCTCCGAAAAAAATAGTATTTCCTGCTTCTTCAAAAGTTTTTTAGATTCGGTCGGCAAGCCGAAATGATCGAGAGCCGTAAAAGAAAGACTCGGTTTCATTTCCTGGATTAGATCCTTCCATGTGTAAGTGCCCGGCAAATATCTCACATCCACTTTAGAAAGATTTAATTTTTCTTTGATCCGTTCCAGCAGCTCTAAAAAGGATGAACAGGAATCTAAGAATCCCGCTTTCAAGAAGGTCTGACCTAAAAAGATTCTTCCTTCTCCCCATTTTGATTCCAATTCGGCATTCGTAGTTTTTCGAGCTTCCGTGACTCGTGAATAGAATAAATCCCTGGATCGGGAAACTTCTTTTTTCAAGAATGCGGAGGATTTCGCTCCCAATTTTCCATATTCCGAAAGTATATCTCGGTACGGATAGAATGAGATTCGTTCCTTTTTAATTCCGAGTTTATTA from Leptospira fainei serovar Hurstbridge str. BUT 6 carries:
- a CDS encoding queuosine precursor transporter, which encodes MQFHRPFKLFFVLSALFLTFLLMAEVTGSKWIQALGFTMTIGVIPFPVTFIVTDLLNEYYGRRGVRYLTIVGMLMIVLAYFLLQIDMNIPAVGNSPVDDHSFHVVFTNTGQVIAGSVIAYLIGQLIDIQIFHLIRKKTKNRFIWLRATGSTIVSQLLDSYVVIFVAYWGQYELGVLNSISSTNFVYKMAIAIGITPIIYLSHAIIERYLGEEAHKMAEHALKEGREDAQPFPG
- a CDS encoding glycosyl hydrolase family 18 protein, which translates into the protein MKSYEEETTPEELSRPVPYYPPKRTPVWQTAFVSVAWLCLSGVSFYLGLQALKAKGSGQDIPKSALTSENSPIQLANPSLKSPVGPSAWESLGKWWNSTDFFPTEASNAEAQNSDGKPALPLNDDDVSFRASTWFSDYEAMKKTVHLYNEIHPFIYGFKGRETNNGDLYSLWGTSQKHARVAELRTLNPRVKIIPTIFRWENKNEKISENIGLNGRSDIRDKHIQNILYEVDTYGFDGIDIDYEGMSCEKKEKFEEFIVLLSNEIHKRGKILSVAVHPKTAAKKSGLKACKGLKEKIKMDFAENWRGPMTHDYAFLAQHADRIKVMAYELHPRKYRNPGPGPQAPNVWIRNIIEYAKERVPSKKLYMAIPTYGYDWALNCNAKIKSVYWSDALKRQQLGVTHQPTNIDRVMAANKNSGTWTNLSKFSWVHEGKTYEDPSIWYKSEGCDRVAFFMNRKAFEEKMTLLRSYDIGGFSFWQLLSDNDPGISTYLELLVTNKLPPVPKVQTKPKNPEVKQSPPDEAQDQEEAKNTQELVKK
- a CDS encoding L-threonylcarbamoyladenylate synthase — translated: MSKSKYTAFTNDPSLAADVLRQGGIVLFPTETVYGLGADSRNLSACLAIYKIKNRPVDNPLIVHLANPEQISEIAEVTQDAYRIIQEFMPGPITIILRKKDASVYSTGLSTIAVRVPSHKLCAEMLAAFGGPVSAPSANLSGSPSITRYEDAVAEFDGLVDLILQGEEPTIGLESTVVDLSGDSPRLLRPGLYGVEELRRILPDLVSVDVSLTETRPVSPGLKYKHYAPECEVYFVQSIPKPERNSAAIGIGINTEGWAFAVRVNDNLGYMRELYSFFRDCDKKGIRKAYCFPPANGAGQEALLNRIKKASEGSRN